One part of the Prosthecobacter debontii genome encodes these proteins:
- a CDS encoding potassium channel family protein — MRFCIIGLGTFGTHLARHLIRDGHEVIGVDNDPAHIEAMKDEVEFLLTADCSDINVFKDIPVSDCDAIILAVGKDFEAALSIAANVQQVGAKRIISRIINPLHARLLKLLKIDELLIPEAMAAAWLARTLKTPDVRNSLAVGKGHEIAEVKVPVGLIGKTLQEAGLRSRYDLNLVTVLRHKPISGFTGSAPVVDKIIGVPDPTRIFEEGDILLLFGTEKNLRRLLDDHCEE; from the coding sequence ATGCGCTTCTGCATCATCGGTCTCGGCACTTTCGGTACCCATCTGGCCCGCCATCTCATTCGGGATGGGCATGAGGTCATTGGCGTGGATAATGATCCAGCTCACATCGAGGCGATGAAGGACGAGGTGGAATTCCTTCTCACCGCAGATTGTTCCGACATTAACGTTTTCAAAGACATTCCTGTCTCGGATTGCGATGCGATCATCTTGGCGGTGGGCAAGGACTTTGAAGCCGCGCTTTCCATTGCGGCAAATGTCCAACAGGTCGGAGCAAAGCGGATCATCAGCCGCATCATCAATCCTCTGCATGCACGCTTGCTGAAGCTGCTGAAGATCGATGAACTGCTCATCCCTGAGGCCATGGCGGCTGCATGGCTGGCGCGAACCTTGAAGACCCCCGATGTGCGCAATAGCTTGGCTGTCGGAAAGGGGCATGAAATTGCCGAGGTCAAGGTGCCGGTTGGATTGATCGGTAAGACCCTCCAAGAGGCAGGGCTGCGGTCACGATACGACCTGAATCTGGTGACGGTGCTGCGGCATAAACCCATCTCGGGATTCACAGGGTCCGCGCCTGTGGTGGACAAGATTATCGGCGTGCCTGATCCCACCCGTATTTTCGAGGAGGGGGATATATTGCTGCTCTTCGGTACGGAAAAAAATCTCCGCAGGCTATTGGACGATCATTGTGAGGAATAA
- a CDS encoding TrkH family potassium uptake protein produces MAVALMVGEVGFVGKATHQLRWGTVALTLLFALEQGINWLRSRNRRLYLRASGLHVSVAVGALVMMGLLLLTDPEAGAYNKVSLLFYVAVQGAIFCSLSLRALKHQARLTALRIRPGWLLIGSFALIIGIGTLLLKLPRAIAAGEHFSWLDALFTSTSTVCVTGLAVENTAHFFTPTGQIILLALIQIGGLGIMTITFYLSTMLFHGMSMYDRQCLGEMISEKHLAHVSHALRFIILFTLSSELLGAVWIYGALPSDHGVTERAFQAVFHSISAFCNAGFSTLPDGLADSWVRGNVSLQACISLLIILGGMGSLVIRDLLLWFQARFQRLQNPASPRVRLRVHTRLVLTVTLILLVGGALAMGVSEYLLFKGQENGGRWITAWFFSATARTAGFNTVDMGGIGPVTAQILILLMLIGGSPGGTAGGMRTTVFAVAALHLWNQLRMFPQLILFRRRLPDMLGPRALVVLVLTTAWLFVNLAILRQLEPRVEGASLIFELVSAFATVGLSLNLTPELSDGAKGLLIVNMFVGRIGLMTLLTSLVPATRRRPLQYPTEDILLL; encoded by the coding sequence GTGGCCGTCGCCCTCATGGTGGGGGAGGTTGGGTTTGTCGGAAAGGCGACGCATCAACTCCGCTGGGGAACGGTTGCTCTGACGCTTTTGTTTGCTCTGGAGCAGGGGATTAATTGGCTGCGGAGTCGGAATCGGCGGCTTTACCTTCGAGCATCCGGACTGCATGTGAGCGTTGCTGTCGGGGCTCTGGTGATGATGGGGTTGTTGCTGCTGACTGATCCCGAAGCGGGTGCGTATAACAAAGTATCACTTTTGTTTTATGTGGCTGTTCAGGGGGCGATTTTTTGCTCTCTCAGCTTGAGAGCTTTGAAGCATCAAGCCCGATTGACGGCATTGAGAATCCGGCCTGGATGGCTTTTGATCGGAAGCTTTGCTCTCATCATCGGCATTGGCACATTGCTTTTAAAGCTCCCGCGCGCCATTGCTGCAGGGGAGCATTTCTCTTGGCTGGATGCCCTGTTCACCAGCACGAGTACCGTCTGTGTCACGGGTTTGGCCGTGGAAAATACAGCCCACTTTTTCACACCCACGGGGCAGATCATCCTTTTAGCTCTGATCCAAATAGGGGGCTTGGGCATCATGACGATCACGTTCTATCTCAGCACGATGTTGTTTCATGGCATGTCCATGTATGATCGCCAGTGTTTGGGGGAGATGATTTCCGAGAAGCATCTGGCCCATGTGTCTCACGCTTTACGGTTCATCATTCTCTTCACACTTAGTTCGGAGTTGCTCGGTGCTGTTTGGATCTATGGAGCCTTACCCAGCGATCATGGCGTCACTGAGCGGGCCTTCCAGGCCGTGTTCCACTCCATTTCGGCCTTTTGTAACGCGGGCTTTTCTACCTTGCCCGATGGTTTGGCGGATTCTTGGGTGCGGGGAAATGTCTCGCTCCAGGCTTGCATCTCTCTGCTGATCATCCTGGGAGGGATGGGCTCGCTCGTCATTCGTGACTTGCTGTTATGGTTCCAAGCGCGCTTCCAGAGACTGCAAAATCCTGCGAGCCCCAGAGTGAGGCTGCGTGTTCATACCCGTCTCGTTTTGACCGTGACTCTCATCCTGCTGGTCGGCGGTGCGCTAGCGATGGGCGTCAGCGAATACCTGCTCTTTAAAGGCCAAGAAAATGGTGGGCGTTGGATCACCGCTTGGTTCTTTTCGGCGACAGCTCGCACAGCGGGTTTTAATACCGTGGACATGGGCGGTATTGGGCCGGTAACAGCACAGATTTTAATTTTGCTGATGCTGATCGGAGGTTCTCCTGGCGGCACTGCTGGAGGGATGAGAACAACGGTCTTTGCGGTCGCAGCTTTGCACCTCTGGAATCAACTGCGCATGTTCCCGCAGTTGATTCTCTTCCGGCGTCGTTTGCCAGATATGCTAGGACCGAGGGCGCTCGTGGTTCTGGTTTTGACGACCGCATGGCTCTTCGTCAATCTGGCGATCTTACGTCAACTCGAACCCCGAGTGGAAGGGGCCAGTTTGATCTTCGAGTTGGTCAGTGCTTTTGCCACTGTGGGGCTGAGTTTGAATCTGACACCTGAGCTAAGTGATGGGGCTAAAGGCTTGCTTATCGTGAATATGTTCGTCGGGCGTATCGGCCTCATGACTTTGCTGACCTCCCTCGTTCCGGCGACCCGGCGTCGCCCGCTGCAATACCCCACCGAGGATATTCTCCTTCTCTAA